In one window of Thermodesulfobacteriota bacterium DNA:
- a CDS encoding FAD-dependent oxidoreductase — protein sequence MEIQINDNRLIGSVMVVGGGIAGIQAAMDLADGGFYVYLIERSSAIGGIMAGLDKTFPTNDCAL from the coding sequence ATGGAGATTCAAATTAACGATAATCGACTCATCGGATCGGTAATGGTAGTCGGAGGTGGAATTGCCGGGATCCAGGCGGCTATGGATCTGGCGGATGGCGGTTTTTATGTCTATCTGATCGAAAGGTCATCGGCCATAGGCGGTATTATGGCCGGTCTGGATAAGACCTTTCCAACCAATGACTGCGCCCTCTGA